Within Caproicibacterium argilliputei, the genomic segment GGTTTTTTTACTGTACTATACTAAACATATGGTTATCATTGGCAAGCCTTTGAAAAGGATTGCCACAAAATATTTCATGTTAAAAACGCTGAGAGTATTCAATGCATGGAAAGATTCACGGTTCTAATCATTTCCACTATATTTCTTATGCTTGCCTTTGTAAAGGTCTACGCATCGCGAAAAGCGAAAAAAACGGTTCTGACGATAAAGATACTTCTTATGTACCTTTGTTTATTCTTTTCGTTCCCACCTGTCTTGCAACAATTTCTGACCTTGTACGTGGGCAGAGCGCAAGCCGGTTGACCTTTCTTGTGATACTGCTTTTCGGCGCGATTGCGATTGCGGTCGGTATGCATAACACTCGCAAAGCAAAGGCAAAAAAGACGGAATAGGTATAAAAAGCTGCCACAAGTGTTTTGCGGCAGCTTTTTCACATCTATTATTTCTGTATTGCGGTAGAAAATCGAATGGTTCCGCCGCTCTGTCCGGCAAGCACAAATTCCTTTTCCTGCACCGTTTCTTCCCCGCTGATTTGCAAAACATCGCCCAGCAGACTCTCCGCCTGGTAATTGATTTGTACGCGCTTCCAATCCCGAAAGCTTTCAGGCAAAAAGTCCTCTACAATATCGCCGTAAATGGTGTTGGTCAGGTGTCGGTTCATATCCAAATCGCTGTAGCGAATCGGGCGCTCCCCCAAAACAGCCAAGTCTGGTTTGACGCGAATTTTTTTCACACGCTGCTCCGGTGGCACCGGCTTCTTCTGAAAGACGTGGTATTGATACAGCGCGTCCGGTCGCAGCGGGCGGTGCGTACTGCAGTCCACACAAACACTGACCTGTCGCACCTGCATGAGCTGCTTCGTCCCACTATAAAACAAAAACTCCCGATAAAAATGCACGCCGACCGCGCCTGCCGGACGCGTCACAATATGCAGCTGCTCCTTGCTGACCGGAAAGCGAAATACTTGCACCTGATTTTCCGTAATCAGCATGGCAATGCCGTCGCCCAGCATTTTTTCGTAGCTGAGCCCCAGGGCGGTCATGTGTTCCTCACTGGTTTCCTGCTCCATGCGCAGAATGGAGGAGAGTCGGATTCTGCCCGCCGCACCGATTTCGTGGCACTCCACGCGAACGTTTCGTTCAAAGCGCTCTGCGGAAACGGCGGTTCCCATTGCGAACGTTTCCAAATGCCTTTCCCCTTCCTTTGCAAACTGGGCTGCCGCAAAAAACGCAGCAGCCCAGAAAAGACTTCGTTTGATTATGCGTTTTTCGGGCGAATCACGTCAATGCCCATATAAGGACGCAAAACCTCCGGCACGGTTACACTGCCGTCTGCATTCTGATACTGCTCCACAATGGCCGGCATCACACGCGAGGTTGCCAGACCGGAAGCGTTCAGCGTATGCACAAACTGCAGCTTCTTGTTCTCATCGCGGTACTTGATGTTTCCACGGCGCGCCTGATAAGACCGCGCGTTAGAGGCTGAAGAAACTTCCTTGTAAATCCCCATAGAGGGAATCCACACCTCAATGTCATAGGTGCGCGCCATGGAGAAGGAGCAGTCCCCTGCCGCCAGACGGCTCAGACGATAGTGCAAACCCAACTCCTGTACCAGACGCTCCGCCTTGCCAACCAACTCCTGAAACGCGGCGTCGCTGTCTTCCGGCTTGGTGTACTGCACCATCTCCACCTTATTGAACTGGTGGCCGCGAATCATGCCGCGCTCCTCACTGCGGTAGGAACCCGCCTCCCGGCGGTAGCAGGGCGTGTACGCAATATACTTTTTGGGCAGCTCGTCCGCGGTCAGAATCTCGTCACGGTGCAGGTTCACCAGTGCGGTTTCCGCGGTGGGCAGCATAAACTTTTTATCCGCGCTGGTTGGATTCTGAATCCAGTAGACCTCATCACCAAATTTCGGGAACTGGCCCGCAACATAGCCGCATTCATAGTTCAACATATGCGGCGGCAGAATCAGCTCATAGCCGTCTGAAAGATGCTCGTTGACAAAGAAGTTCAGAATAGCCCACTCCATGCGTGCGCCCCAGCCACGGTAAATCCACGCACCGTTGCCCGCAATCTTTGCGCCCCGCTGGTAGTCAATCATGCCGAGGCTCTCGCAGAGATCCACATGGTTCTTTGGCTCAAAATCAAAAATCGGCTTTTCTTTAAAGTAATGGTCGGGCACATTCTTCTCTTTGCCGCCCGCCTGCACGTCGTCGTCCGGTAGGTTTGGCAGGCAGAGCATCAATTCTTGCTGCTTGTCATTCATTTCCGCGAGCTTCGCATCTGCTTCCTTGATTTCTTCGGAAAGCTTTTTCATCTTTGCAAGGACTTCGGAAGCATCGCCGCCGGCTTTCTTAATTTTCGGGATTTCCTTACTAACGGCGTTCTGCTCTGCCTTTTTGCTTTCCACCGCGCCGGTTGCCTCGCGGCGCTGCTTGTCCACCTCAAGGATCTGGTCGACAACGCTGTCCAAATCCATTTCGCGCTTTTTGATTGCCGCTTTCACATAGTCCGGGTTGTCCCGAATCAGTTTAATGTCTACCATTTTCGATTTACTCCTTTTATAGCTTTCCTCTGCAGGGAACTGCATGAATTTTTCTTTTTTCAGTCAAACAGCTTCAATAGATTTTTCAGATCCTCTTCCCCGTGAAACTCAATCTGCAAAACGCCCTTTTTGCGGCTGCCTGTGACCTTGATGGGCCGCCCCAACTGCTGGTGCAGGGACAGCGCCGCTTCCTCATAAAATGGGATTTCCTTTTGAATACTGGCTTCCTTGGGCTGTGCGCTAAACTGCCGTGACAGCTTTTCAAGCTGCCGCACGGTCAGCCCCTCCCGCACACAGCGCAGCGCCATCGGCACCTGGTGCTCCGGCGGAAACGCCAGCAGCGTGCGCCCCTGCCCCGGCGTCAATTTTCCGGCAGCCAGCAGCTTTTGCACCTCTTCCGGCAGCCGCATCAGGCGCAGCGCGTTTGCAACGCTTGGGCGAGACTTGCCAACGCTGTCTGCCACTTCTTCCTGCGTCATTTCATAGGTGGTCATCAGCGCTTGATACCCCTCGGCTTCTTCCAGCGGATTTAGGTCTGCACGCTGCAAATTTTCAATCAGCGCCATTTCCATGACCTGCTGGTCGGTCAGTTCCCGCACCAAAGCAGGCACTTCCTGCAGCCCCGCCATGCGGGCGGCACGCCAGCGGCGCTCACCTGCAACAATCTGGTACCCGCCCTCTTCGTGCAGTGGGCGCACTAACAGCGGCTGCAAAATGCCGTGCTTGGCAATTGATTCTGCCAGCTCCGCTAATTCCGCTTCGTCAAAGTCCCGGCGGGGCTGGTTGCGGTTCGGTTCAAGCTCGTTAATATTCAGAACAACGGAAGAGTTGCGGTCCTCTGCGTCATTCTCTGCAAATATGATATCCAGACCTTTTCCCAGACCTCTTTGTTTAGAGGACAATCCGCTTCACCTCAGCTTTCATGGTTCTGTATAATTTCTGCCGCAAGGGCATTATAAGCCTCCGCACCCTTGCAGGATCGGTCAAAGTATTGAATGGGCTGACCGAAGCTTGGCGCTTCACTTAAACGAACCGTGCGCGGAATTACTGTACCAAATACTTTTCCTTTAAAGTATTTTTTCACTTCGTCAACCACCTGCTGCGTTAGGTTCAGACGCCCGTCATACATCGTCAGCAGCACGCCCTCAATGTCTAAAGCACCATTATACTGGCGCTTTACACGGCGCACGCTGTTCATCAGCTGACTTAAACCCTCCAATGCGTAAAACTCACACTGAATGGGAATCAGAACGCTGTCCGCTGCTGTCAGCGCATTGGTGGTGATGAAACCCAAAGACGGCGGGCAGTCAATCAAAATATAGGCGTATTGGTCTTTCACTTGAACCAGTGCGCGCTTTAAAACACTCTCCCGATGCGGTTTTTCCGCCAGCTCAATTTCCGCGCCTGCCAAATCCAGTGAACTGGGCAGTAAATCCAGATGATTGAATGCCGTAGCGAGAATCGCCTTTTGAATCTCCGCATCGCGAATCAGCACATCATACACCGACTGGCTCAGTTTGCGCCGATCCACACCGACACCGCTGGAGGAGTTTCCCTGTGGGTCTGTATCTACCAAAAGGGTTTTCCTGCCGGCAGCCCCCAAGGCAGCAGCCAAATTGACGGCTGTTGTGGTCTTCCCCACGCCGCCTTTCTGGTTGGAAACAGCAATAACGCGGCACATACAGGCTCATCTCCTCTCTTACAAATTCAGTATGCCCTATTATACCACGAATACTGCCGCAAATAAAGTGTCCGCGCTTCGGTTTCACAAAGAAAGTGCAGAAAGCAATGTTTCACGTGAAACATTGCTGATAAACAGCGCTGCGTTGCTTGGCACAAACGCAAAAAGAGGACCTGCGGTAAGCAAGCCCTCTCTTTGTAAATGATTGTGGGAAAATGATAAGAAAATGGGTTTCTTGTAATTAATTTAAAACAGCAACGGACTTATGCCGGCTTCCGACCGGGAGATGCGCTTTTCGGAATCCGCACCACCCACTCCAGGTACTCTTCCGTTTCTGTATGGAAGGTTTCCGCCGGAACGCCGGTGCTGCGCAGGGTGGTGACAGCGTGCTGGATGGTATTTCCGAAAATCCGTACGTCCTTAAAAATCGGCAGCCGGTGCTGGTGTTGCTTCGGCTCCGCTTCCAGCAGCTTACTAATCAGCGCATCGGTCTGCTGCACATTTAGCTTTTTTTTCAAAACGGTTTCCAAAACCTGCGCCTGCTGTTCCGGCTCGCTCAGCCGCAGCAGCGCCCGTGCGTGCCGTTCTGTCAGGCGGTTTTCCAAAATGGTCTCGCGCACGCGCCCTGGCAGCTTCAGCAAACGAAGCTTGTTGGCAACTGCAGATT encodes:
- a CDS encoding acyl-[acyl-carrier-protein] thioesterase, with the translated sequence METFAMGTAVSAERFERNVRVECHEIGAAGRIRLSSILRMEQETSEEHMTALGLSYEKMLGDGIAMLITENQVQVFRFPVSKEQLHIVTRPAGAVGVHFYREFLFYSGTKQLMQVRQVSVCVDCSTHRPLRPDALYQYHVFQKKPVPPEQRVKKIRVKPDLAVLGERPIRYSDLDMNRHLTNTIYGDIVEDFLPESFRDWKRVQINYQAESLLGDVLQISGEETVQEKEFVLAGQSGGTIRFSTAIQK
- the serS gene encoding serine--tRNA ligase yields the protein MVDIKLIRDNPDYVKAAIKKREMDLDSVVDQILEVDKQRREATGAVESKKAEQNAVSKEIPKIKKAGGDASEVLAKMKKLSEEIKEADAKLAEMNDKQQELMLCLPNLPDDDVQAGGKEKNVPDHYFKEKPIFDFEPKNHVDLCESLGMIDYQRGAKIAGNGAWIYRGWGARMEWAILNFFVNEHLSDGYELILPPHMLNYECGYVAGQFPKFGDEVYWIQNPTSADKKFMLPTAETALVNLHRDEILTADELPKKYIAYTPCYRREAGSYRSEERGMIRGHQFNKVEMVQYTKPEDSDAAFQELVGKAERLVQELGLHYRLSRLAAGDCSFSMARTYDIEVWIPSMGIYKEVSSASNARSYQARRGNIKYRDENKKLQFVHTLNASGLATSRVMPAIVEQYQNADGSVTVPEVLRPYMGIDVIRPKNA
- a CDS encoding ParB/RepB/Spo0J family partition protein: MLGQQHIVKLDITCIRPNPSQPRRTFTAQDLRELADSIASNGLLQPLVVRRVQSGYELIAGERRLRACKFIGMREVPVLITSCTDRESAIFALTENLQRADLNMFEEADGIRRLIEEWNITQEECATRLGRSQSAVANKLRLLKLPGRVRETILENRLTERHARALLRLSEPEQQAQVLETVLKKKLNVQQTDALISKLLEAEPKQHQHRLPIFKDVRIFGNTIQHAVTTLRSTGVPAETFHTETEEYLEWVVRIPKSASPGRKPA
- a CDS encoding ParA family protein translates to MCRVIAVSNQKGGVGKTTTAVNLAAALGAAGRKTLLVDTDPQGNSSSGVGVDRRKLSQSVYDVLIRDAEIQKAILATAFNHLDLLPSSLDLAGAEIELAEKPHRESVLKRALVQVKDQYAYILIDCPPSLGFITTNALTAADSVLIPIQCEFYALEGLSQLMNSVRRVKRQYNGALDIEGVLLTMYDGRLNLTQQVVDEVKKYFKGKVFGTVIPRTVRLSEAPSFGQPIQYFDRSCKGAEAYNALAAEIIQNHES
- a CDS encoding ParB/RepB/Spo0J family partition protein, which translates into the protein MSSKQRGLGKGLDIIFAENDAEDRNSSVVLNINELEPNRNQPRRDFDEAELAELAESIAKHGILQPLLVRPLHEEGGYQIVAGERRWRAARMAGLQEVPALVRELTDQQVMEMALIENLQRADLNPLEEAEGYQALMTTYEMTQEEVADSVGKSRPSVANALRLMRLPEEVQKLLAAGKLTPGQGRTLLAFPPEHQVPMALRCVREGLTVRQLEKLSRQFSAQPKEASIQKEIPFYEEAALSLHQQLGRPIKVTGSRKKGVLQIEFHGEEDLKNLLKLFD